A genomic region of Lysinibacillus sp. 2017 contains the following coding sequences:
- a CDS encoding flagellar hook-basal body protein — protein MFKGFYTVATGMVAQQRKTEILTNNMANANTPGFKSDQTTIRSFPDMLMSAVNSTTIPTENGFALKKLSPVGALNAGVYLQETMPDQTQGTIYSTGLTTDVALINNSMPTDATSGNAGTTFFRLQNENGTESYTRNGNFTMDGQGNLVNSQGLYVLGANGERLQLNNDNIRISSEGAIFDENNVQVGSLGVAFSTNPDVLVKQDNGLYNTIDGAALPSAYGQAGVQFSMQQQYLEGSNVDASKAMTELLTAYRAFEANQKVLQTYDKSMDKAVNEIGRVN, from the coding sequence ATGTTTAAAGGATTTTATACGGTTGCTACAGGAATGGTCGCTCAGCAACGTAAAACTGAAATTTTAACAAATAACATGGCAAATGCCAATACACCAGGCTTTAAATCAGATCAAACAACAATTCGTTCATTTCCAGATATGTTAATGTCAGCGGTAAATTCAACAACAATCCCAACTGAAAATGGCTTTGCACTGAAGAAGTTATCACCAGTCGGCGCGTTAAATGCAGGTGTCTATTTACAAGAAACGATGCCAGATCAAACGCAAGGGACAATTTACTCAACAGGCTTAACAACAGACGTGGCATTAATTAATAATTCAATGCCAACAGATGCAACATCAGGCAATGCAGGCACGACTTTCTTCCGTTTACAAAATGAAAACGGTACAGAAAGCTATACACGAAACGGGAACTTTACAATGGATGGACAAGGCAACTTAGTCAATTCACAAGGTCTCTATGTATTAGGTGCGAACGGGGAACGTCTACAACTTAACAACGACAACATTCGCATTAGTTCAGAAGGTGCGATTTTTGATGAAAATAATGTACAAGTTGGTTCATTAGGCGTTGCGTTCTCTACAAACCCAGATGTACTTGTAAAGCAAGACAACGGACTTTACAACACAATTGATGGCGCTGCATTACCAAGCGCTTATGGACAAGCAGGCGTTCAATTTTCGATGCAACAGCAATACTTAGAAGGCTCTAACGTTGATGCTTCAAAAGCAATGACAGAACTTTTAACAGCTTACCGTGCATTTGAAGCAAATCAAAAAGTGTTACAAACATATGATAAGAGCATGGACAAAGCAGTTAACGAAATTGGCCGAGTTAACTAA
- the fabZ gene encoding 3-hydroxyacyl-ACP dehydratase FabZ: MLNAEQIQGILPHRYPFLLVDRILELDEGKRAVGLKNVSINEPFFNGHFPGYPVMPGVLIVEALAQVGGVALLKAPEYKGRLVFLTGIDNCRFKRQVVPGDQLTLEVEFLKLRGQMGKGRGTATVDGELVCSCEILFAVGPEQPK; this comes from the coding sequence ATGTTAAACGCTGAACAAATTCAAGGGATTTTACCACATCGTTATCCATTTCTATTAGTCGATCGAATTTTAGAACTAGATGAAGGAAAGCGAGCGGTTGGTTTAAAAAATGTTTCGATTAACGAGCCGTTTTTCAATGGACATTTTCCAGGATATCCAGTGATGCCAGGTGTTTTAATTGTGGAAGCACTTGCACAAGTTGGTGGGGTAGCCTTACTGAAGGCACCAGAATATAAAGGGCGTCTCGTATTTTTAACGGGCATTGATAATTGCCGATTTAAACGTCAAGTTGTACCAGGGGATCAATTGACGCTAGAAGTAGAATTTTTGAAACTGCGCGGTCAAATGGGTAAAGGGCGCGGCACGGCAACTGTGGATGGCGAGTTAGTATGTAGTTGTGAAATTCTATTTGCGGTCGGTCCAGAACAGCCAAAATGA
- a CDS encoding flagellar hook-basal body protein: MLRTMITATNTLSEVQKQLDNISTNIANSNTHGYKAQQANFNEMLYQQFNNDKYDKTVRQTPVGIRYGVGAQIGQIQSNQAQGSIQMTERDLDFALTTKNQYFNVLMTDESGQTKTAYTRNGAFYVTPTEPGIVSLVNSDGYPVADANGQAITFPDNVKEFTMNSDGTLVANYPNGQQQNFQLGITSLQKPQVMESLNGGTYIGLPQNLDELGYTEAEILTNLQGANRQVGIQKGALEMSNVDLSQEMTNLIQAQRSYQFNARAVTIADQMLGLINGIR, from the coding sequence ATGCTACGTACAATGATTACGGCGACGAATACGCTGTCGGAAGTTCAAAAGCAATTAGACAATATTAGTACGAATATCGCAAACAGCAATACTCACGGGTATAAAGCACAACAAGCAAATTTTAATGAAATGCTGTATCAACAGTTCAACAACGATAAATACGATAAAACTGTCCGTCAAACACCAGTCGGTATTCGCTATGGCGTGGGTGCACAGATTGGTCAAATTCAATCGAATCAAGCACAAGGCTCTATTCAAATGACAGAACGTGATTTAGACTTTGCGTTAACGACAAAAAATCAGTATTTCAATGTATTAATGACGGATGAATCTGGCCAAACAAAGACAGCCTATACGCGTAACGGTGCTTTCTACGTAACGCCAACAGAGCCAGGGATCGTTTCACTTGTGAATAGTGACGGCTATCCAGTAGCAGATGCAAACGGTCAAGCCATTACATTCCCAGACAATGTAAAAGAGTTTACGATGAATTCAGATGGTACATTAGTTGCTAATTATCCAAATGGTCAACAACAAAACTTCCAATTAGGGATTACATCATTGCAAAAGCCGCAAGTAATGGAAAGTCTTAATGGTGGTACATATATTGGGTTACCACAAAACCTTGACGAATTAGGCTACACAGAGGCAGAAATTTTAACGAATTTACAAGGGGCAAATCGTCAAGTGGGTATCCAAAAAGGCGCTCTAGAAATGTCAAATGTTGATTTATCACAAGAAATGACAAACTTAATTCAAGCACAGCGTTCTTATCAATTTAACGCACGCGCGGTTACAATTGCTGACCAAATGCTTGGATTAATCAACGGCATTCGCTAA
- a CDS encoding DNA-directed RNA polymerase subunit beta, with translation MTNEFERAVPETPAKKTRRRLRDPKDSEPKTDQPIRWVQLRIIPIWLRVILVIILWIVIAAVGLTIGYSSLGDGQAKDALKWGTWQHLLDIMNGKK, from the coding sequence ATGACAAATGAGTTTGAACGAGCTGTACCAGAAACACCAGCTAAAAAAACGAGACGTAGATTAAGGGACCCCAAGGACTCTGAACCTAAAACGGATCAGCCAATTCGCTGGGTTCAGCTCCGTATCATTCCCATTTGGCTCCGTGTTATTCTCGTTATTATTTTATGGATTGTTATCGCAGCAGTGGGATTAACAATAGGCTATAGTTCTCTCGGAGATGGACAAGCTAAAGACGCACTAAAATGGGGCACTTGGCAGCATCTACTAGATATTATGAACGGCAAAAAGTAA
- a CDS encoding M23 family metallopeptidase, which translates to MREDKQSPSQKPFMQRPWFWPVIYSSMVVMIVAVIFSFNELYKNQQEESVLEQAPVQEQNLISTSTKQESLKYPFKEEYLSEVTLLQNFYDVSADEATRENSLLVFNQVFTTSTGVTIAMNSEPFEVVAAMSGTVSKVKMDVFTGNTITIDHPNGMQTRYSSVADVLIKEGDQVSQGEQIATSQENESNPSAGVHLHFELLDQGVLVNPAKYLSF; encoded by the coding sequence ATGAGAGAAGATAAACAAAGTCCTTCTCAAAAACCATTTATGCAAAGACCATGGTTTTGGCCGGTCATTTATAGCAGTATGGTTGTCATGATTGTAGCTGTTATTTTTAGTTTCAATGAATTGTACAAGAACCAGCAAGAAGAAAGTGTATTAGAACAAGCACCTGTGCAAGAGCAAAATTTAATATCAACATCGACAAAGCAAGAATCGTTAAAGTATCCATTCAAAGAGGAATATTTAAGCGAAGTGACGCTGTTACAAAATTTCTATGACGTGAGTGCGGATGAAGCGACACGCGAAAACTCATTACTTGTTTTCAATCAAGTGTTTACGACGTCTACAGGTGTTACCATCGCGATGAATAGCGAGCCCTTTGAAGTAGTAGCCGCCATGAGTGGAACCGTTTCTAAAGTGAAAATGGATGTTTTCACGGGGAATACAATTACGATTGACCACCCGAATGGCATGCAAACGCGTTACAGCTCTGTTGCAGATGTCCTTATTAAAGAAGGGGATCAAGTATCACAAGGCGAGCAAATTGCCACATCACAGGAAAATGAATCGAATCCATCAGCAGGCGTTCATTTACACTTTGAATTACTTGACCAAGGAGTCCTTGTGAATCCAGCGAAATATTTATCATTCTAA
- a CDS encoding sporulation transcriptional regulator SpoIIID: protein MHEHIRQRCVRLGEQLIETGETVRALAVRTGFSKSTVHKDLTERLKQVNEPLANQVQQVLAYNKSIRHLRGGEATRKKWMTKQFQKKHLDV, encoded by the coding sequence GTGCACGAACATATTCGGCAGCGCTGCGTTCGATTGGGAGAACAGTTGATTGAGACCGGAGAAACGGTGCGTGCACTTGCTGTTAGAACTGGATTTTCAAAAAGTACCGTACACAAAGACTTAACAGAACGCTTAAAACAAGTAAATGAACCACTCGCAAATCAAGTTCAGCAAGTGTTAGCGTACAATAAATCAATTCGTCATTTACGAGGAGGGGAAGCCACTCGTAAAAAATGGATGACCAAGCAATTTCAAAAAAAGCATTTAGATGTCTAA
- a CDS encoding single-stranded DNA-binding protein has translation MNQVGLVGRITKDPALRQLSEERNQTSFTIAINRGFKNSQGMVDTDFIYCVMHGKLAEHIVKYCGKGSLIGVNGRIQTGSYINRENQKVYTTEVVVEAVRFYALKSPNQTTSTEPLENPMQTIPADFVLPEQMT, from the coding sequence ATGAATCAAGTCGGACTTGTCGGTAGAATCACAAAAGATCCCGCACTTCGACAGCTGTCTGAGGAGCGAAATCAAACGAGCTTTACGATTGCTATTAACCGAGGATTTAAAAATAGCCAGGGTATGGTGGATACAGACTTTATCTATTGTGTAATGCATGGAAAGTTAGCAGAGCATATCGTGAAATATTGCGGGAAAGGCTCATTAATTGGCGTAAATGGTCGAATTCAAACTGGTTCCTACATCAATCGTGAAAATCAAAAAGTGTATACAACAGAAGTCGTTGTTGAAGCTGTCCGATTTTATGCATTAAAATCCCCAAATCAAACAACGAGCACAGAACCTCTAGAAAACCCTATGCAAACCATTCCCGCAGATTTTGTATTACCTGAACAAATGACTTAA
- a CDS encoding rod shape-determining protein, with product MFSKDIGIDLGTANVLIHVKGKGIVLNEPSVVAIDKKSGRVLAVGEEARQMVGRTPGNIVAIRPLKDGVIADFEVTEAMLKHFINKLDVKGFLSKPRILICCPTNITSVEQKAIREAAEKSGGKKVYLEEEPKVAAIGAGMDIFQPSGNMVVDIGGGTTDVAVLSMGDIVTSESIKVAGDVFDNDILQYIKKEYKLLIGERTSENIKITIGTVFPGGRKESMEIRGRDMVTGLPRTIEIHSEEIELALRESVSMIVEAAKTVLEKTPPELSADIIDRGVIITGGGALLHGMDQLLIEELKVPVFIAENPMDCVAIGTGIMLDNIDRAVSMK from the coding sequence ATGTTTTCGAAAGATATTGGAATTGACTTAGGTACTGCAAACGTGCTCATTCATGTAAAGGGTAAAGGCATTGTTTTAAATGAGCCATCTGTTGTGGCAATTGATAAAAAGTCAGGAAGAGTGCTTGCTGTAGGTGAAGAGGCACGTCAAATGGTGGGACGTACACCAGGAAATATCGTTGCAATTCGTCCATTAAAAGATGGTGTAATTGCCGACTTTGAAGTGACTGAGGCGATGCTAAAGCATTTCATTAATAAATTAGATGTCAAAGGCTTTTTATCAAAGCCACGTATATTAATTTGCTGTCCAACAAATATTACAAGCGTGGAGCAAAAGGCGATTCGTGAAGCGGCTGAAAAATCAGGCGGCAAAAAAGTGTATTTAGAAGAAGAACCAAAAGTAGCGGCAATCGGGGCTGGGATGGACATTTTCCAACCGAGCGGCAACATGGTTGTAGATATTGGTGGCGGTACAACAGACGTAGCGGTTTTATCAATGGGTGATATCGTAACAAGTGAATCGATTAAAGTCGCAGGGGACGTATTCGACAATGACATCTTGCAATACATAAAAAAAGAATACAAGCTATTAATCGGTGAGCGTACTTCTGAAAATATTAAAATAACAATCGGTACGGTATTCCCAGGTGGACGTAAAGAATCAATGGAGATTCGTGGTCGTGATATGGTGACTGGCTTGCCACGCACAATCGAAATTCACTCTGAGGAAATTGAACTGGCTTTACGAGAATCCGTTAGCATGATTGTAGAAGCGGCGAAAACAGTATTAGAAAAAACACCACCAGAATTATCAGCGGACATTATTGATCGCGGGGTTATTATTACAGGTGGCGGTGCGCTATTACACGGTATGGACCAGTTATTAATTGAAGAGCTAAAAGTACCGGTATTCATCGCAGAAAATCCGATGGACTGTGTCGCTATTGGAACAGGGATTATGTTAGATAATATCGATCGCGCTGTGAGTATGAAGTAG
- the spoIID gene encoding stage II sporulation protein D, which translates to MKKGKTEKTEPQVLKESCTLLITVNGQQIKLDDYLIGVLAGEMPVSFHEEALKAQAIAARTYALKQTEYGTKEIKATTAHQVFQTTEERQQKWQTAFKTNEGKLAQAVQESANLVVTYNDQLITAMFHSASQTMTESAENYSGNGIPYLQTVSSPEAQPKQPTLFSFQQLNNLLKQSFKANSYKKIELLRNSTGRVAKVRLNGKTWTGREFRELLSLRSTNFDWQWSANGVTITTYGYGHGVGMSQHGANTMGQSGQTAEQILAHYYPGTVLEEVDFCERQEISD; encoded by the coding sequence GTGAAAAAAGGGAAAACAGAGAAAACAGAACCACAGGTACTTAAAGAAAGTTGTACATTATTAATAACGGTAAACGGACAACAAATTAAGTTAGATGACTATTTAATAGGGGTCCTTGCAGGGGAAATGCCTGTAAGTTTTCATGAGGAAGCATTAAAAGCACAGGCGATTGCTGCAAGGACGTATGCGTTAAAACAGACGGAATATGGTACGAAAGAAATTAAAGCGACGACTGCACATCAAGTGTTTCAAACGACGGAAGAACGTCAACAAAAATGGCAAACCGCTTTTAAAACAAATGAAGGTAAATTAGCACAAGCCGTTCAAGAATCTGCAAATCTCGTAGTAACGTATAACGATCAACTTATTACAGCAATGTTTCATTCCGCTTCACAAACGATGACAGAATCTGCTGAAAATTATAGCGGAAATGGCATTCCTTATCTTCAAACTGTCTCCTCACCAGAAGCGCAGCCAAAGCAACCCACACTCTTTTCATTTCAACAATTAAACAACCTTTTAAAGCAATCTTTCAAAGCAAATAGTTATAAAAAAATAGAGTTACTGCGAAATAGTACAGGTAGAGTTGCTAAGGTACGTTTAAACGGGAAAACGTGGACTGGTAGAGAATTTCGAGAGCTACTCAGTTTGCGTTCAACAAATTTTGACTGGCAATGGTCAGCAAATGGTGTGACGATTACAACCTATGGCTATGGACATGGGGTAGGTATGAGTCAGCACGGTGCGAATACGATGGGGCAAAGTGGTCAAACAGCCGAGCAAATTTTAGCGCATTATTATCCAGGAACCGTACTGGAAGAGGTAGATTTTTGTGAGCGACAAGAAATTTCTGACTAA
- a CDS encoding YwpF family protein, giving the protein MKTFKMLSFDLFYEGKIQNFPLIDGIIINQENSHKMWILELYISVQYRDFFNKLIVSGEVVDARAVISLPDNEPAPFSVVAHSITDVDGNISVLLKGRLMAQRKKYAEQLLSQLLEKGLRNDELLEAFEQGMRERPTLEQRNEKLENHQITK; this is encoded by the coding sequence TTGAAAACCTTTAAAATGCTTTCTTTTGACTTGTTTTACGAAGGGAAAATACAGAATTTCCCTCTAATCGATGGCATCATCATTAACCAAGAAAATAGCCATAAAATGTGGATTTTAGAACTTTATATATCCGTACAATACCGCGATTTCTTCAATAAACTGATTGTCTCTGGTGAAGTGGTCGATGCCCGGGCCGTTATTTCATTACCAGACAATGAGCCCGCGCCTTTTTCGGTCGTCGCCCATTCGATTACAGACGTCGATGGCAATATTTCGGTGCTATTAAAAGGTCGCTTAATGGCTCAGCGCAAAAAGTATGCTGAGCAATTACTTTCACAGCTACTCGAAAAAGGCTTACGTAACGACGAACTGCTCGAGGCTTTCGAACAAGGGATGCGTGAACGTCCAACGCTCGAGCAACGCAATGAAAAATTAGAAAATCACCAAATAACGAAATAA